The sequence below is a genomic window from Lolium perenne isolate Kyuss_39 chromosome 4, Kyuss_2.0, whole genome shotgun sequence.
CCTCAGCCGTCCGGCAATCTCCGTGAAGGCTGGGCGCTGCCCGGGGTCCGGCGACCAGCACTGCTCCATCAGCCGCCTCCACTCCGGGTCGCAGTTTGCAGGCACCGGCGGCCTCAGTGTGTTGTTCACGATTCCACCTACAACGAATCAAAACAGTTTGTTTGTTGGTTTAAACAATGTCAGCCAGCCAGTCAGTAGCCACTAGCCACTAGAGGGTGGGTGCATATATATATACCTATGATTGCGCCGTAGTGCATGTTGGCGTAGGGCTCCTCCCCGGTCAGGATCTCCCACATGACGATGCCGAACGAGAACACATCCACCTGCATCCAAAAACAGACTTCCATCACCATTCTCTTCAAACTACAAGGGTTTATTTACATGCACGGCACCAGCATTTACCTTCTCCGACACCTTGCTGCTGCTACCGTTGAGCAGCTCTGGGGCCATCCACGGCAGCGTGCCCCTCACACCACCCGACACCAACGTGTTCCTCTTGATCTTGGATAACCCGAAATCGCCAACCTGAacaacaaaactcacacttgctcacCACCATGCAACACAAGAAAGAAACAGAGCTATTCAACTGGAAACCTACTTTACAGATGGGGCGTGAATGATCCCTCAGGTTAACCAGCAGGTTATCACACTTGAGGTCGAAATGCACAATGTTCTTCGAGTGCAGATACTCCATCCCAAACGCCGCGTCCATCGCAATGATGAGCCGCTTCCGAAGATCGGGACACCTTTCAAGAGATTGTCGATTAGCTATTATCTACTAGTACAATTCTTTAGatccaaaaaaaaacaaggacaGATGCAAGAGATTACTTGTCCTTCCGCTGAAGGACGTGCCGAAGAGAACCGTTCACCATGAACTCGGTCAGAGTTGCCAGGGTGCCGCCTGGCCCATCCTTCACCACGCCGTAGAATGCTACCACATTTGGGTGATGGAGCCTTGACAGAATCTCAGCTTCTCGCCAGAATTCTTGTGCCTGAAAATTCAGAATATTTTGAGCATAATTACCAAAGGTTTGAATTCTGCTTAAATTTCAGTTGTGGTACATGAGATCACTTGATTCATGGACATCCAAGGATAATGTTCAGCAACTGCGGACAGCAAACTAAGCATGCTTAAGTCCAAATTGGACGGGGGTTCAGGCGCTTACTAGTCTTTCTTGCTCAGAAGATCGGCCTGTGAAACAACTTTTCTTGATGCGCTTAATGGCCACATCAGTTCCTCTCCATTTCCCATGGTACACAGTTCCAAAAGTGCCAGAACCTAGCTCCCTGAGCTCCTCCAGATCTTCATTCTTGATAATCTGTTAAAAATAGTTCCTTTAGCTTCAAAGTTTCCACTTTCAACAGAATTAAATGAGCATTGCTGGCAGCATGTCCTTGGTCATGTACGTGACTGAGGTTTCAAGGTACCATGCAGTCAGAAAACACTGATCTTTCTAAAACCCTAACTAAAAATAATAGCAAATCATGCTGACAACAATGAACAAACAGGAGCAATGTCACGCTGCCTTGAATGATACTACTGACTAGAGAAAACATGTGAACAGTTTGTTCCTAAACAAAACCATCATACCTGCAAGTGTTCAAAATCCGAATCTCGAAGAGTAGCATCCATGACCTGTCCGACAGTTCTATCCTCTTCAAACTTTGGATCCTGAAGCGAAGCAAATAATCATAAATATTACAGCACACCCCGACGACAAAGTGACAATGGACTTTTATTAAACATGCATACCTCAAACTCTGGAACAGGTGGACTCGTATCATCCCCCATAGGTGCATATGGATTGTCAACTTGAAATACTTCAGCACTCCTCTCCATCACTGGGCGATGGTCAATATATGACGGGGTGTAAGCTGGAACCATGCTGCTGATATCAGCAACCGTGATCACAGGCTCTGGCTTCTTCTCAGCTTCAAAATCAGAATTTGGATTCAAACCCTTCATGTTGATTGAATCATTACTTGCTCCTGCGAGTGTATAAACCCCTTCGTCAATCTTTGCCAGGCCTTGGTCATTGTTCCTGCTTGGAAACTCATCTTTTGCAAGATTTCTGAAGAATGACCAGTTCTTAGGCTCATAGTTTGGCATGTTCAAGCTAAGGATAGGATCggtaaaaggagttgaagactgcGCATCTTTAGCCTTTGCAAAGAAATCAGAAAGAACATCAGGGGGGAAACGGTCATTGATATCAACAAAAATATCTCTGTTCTCCGTGTTAGCAGCAGCAGATTCACCATCTGGAACAGCTCTAGTAGTGCTGGTTGGCGATGGCACAGCTGGATCATGCTTACCATCATTCGGGAGCACAGCCCTGGGAGCCTCCCAACTAACACGGCGTGCCATAGCAGCATCACTTCCAGGCTGCTTCCTATTGGTGGTACTCGCTTTCAGATTGCCTTTCGCCGGAGTCTTTTCACTGACCTGTTGCTGTTCAACCACAGGATTTGCAGATGTCATTTTAGCATCTGATTCTTCTGAAGGAATGATTATACCAAATTGACTCGGCTGTGGTACAGCTTTAGAAAAGTTTTTCTCGAACTGTACTAGGGAATCATCACTAGGCGGGTCATTCAAGTTCAATGATGGAGCCCCTGAATTTGTTTTTTCAGCTCCTTCAACAGAATCAGCAGCCTCTGTGATAGACTGGGACTGGAGTTTTAGAAACTGAGAGCCTGAATCATCAGATTTTGACAACCGGTTCAGGGATTCAGCATGCTCCCGAGGGATCCGTTCAGACTGGAAGGTCCGCCCGGCACCAGGTTGTGAATTCTTGAAACTATGATCAGTCATGTCAGACCCAAAATCAGAGCATCCAGATGCAAAAGCACCACCAGAGGACTGGCGGTCATCTTCATTGAACTCTGAACCATGTGCCGCAGATGTAGCCCTTGATGCCATAGGAATCTCTAGGCTCTTTCCACTGTCACTCGGTTGAAGAAAAGATGGCCGGCCTTCTTGAGCTGAAGAAGCAGGAGGCACCTCCAACTGCATACTGTTTGAAGCAGACAGATCGTTGTGAGGAGCAGGAGCACTCAAATTCTCTAGTGTTTGAAAGTAGTCCACTTCATTTTTCTGATGCAGCGAGTTCTTGGAAACCTGCTTTGCATCATTTCCAGAGCCCTGCGACATAAAGCCGTCCTGATAAGACCGTTGGTCAGAAGTTGCTAGCGACGCAATCCCAGAATATGGCGCATACTGCAAGGTGCCTCCATAATCTGAGGGCACAGATAAAGGCAAAGAGATGTGTCTTTCAGTGCCATAGAAATTGTTGCTAGAACCCTGAGTGTACTGCATTTCACTCCCTTGGTACGATTGCATATTTGCAGTATAATCACTGGATAAACTCGGCAGTGTTGGTGTTGGCATAGTGACAGAAGGCATCAAAGATTGTCCATGAAAATCCGACCTGTCTTGGTTTGGGTTTGACGGCTCGTCATCAGCATTGAGATTAATGAACTGAGCCAGCATACTCCCAGATGTGCTTGCTAGACCATGTCCGCTTGAAGGCTTCCCAGATCCCACATCTATCCCATTGACAGCAACAACATACTGGATCTCGGAATCAGCATCCATACTACCAAGGTTCATGTCATCAAAATCGAGCGAGGAGAAGAGGAAAACGCGGAGCTTCTGAGAAGCACCTACTTCACTTTCGATCATGTCAAATTCATCCATCATGTTCCTCAAATCATCGTCGCCCGACACCGAGATGAGAGCATCAAGGTCTTCACCAGGGAGCTGGTACTTGATGACATGGGGCTGGTTGAAGATGCCGGTTGTCTTGTGCTTGAGCTCCTCCCAGGAGATATCCTTACTGATCCGAACTATACGCGTCTCACCACCAGCGTACCTGAGCTTTCCATCGCTAGGCCGGGGCAAGATCTTCCCCCCAAAGCTGCATAAGAACTTGATCCTCCTGGCCGtatctgaagcttccgaagaagcatAGCCCCGACCACTGCCATCGCCCGACAAAGCTCGTGGAGCTGACCTGGTTGACGTGTGCGTGCTTCTATTCTGAATTTGAGCAACAGGTTTTCTGTCGGACTCTTTCTGGCGTGGGTTTTCAAGAGGCGTCATCATGAATATGCCGGGAGCAGCTTCTGACCCCGTGTGGGACGCAGCGAGCATCGCTCTCAAGTCCATGTAACCGGTGGCGGCATTCTGATCTGCGGCTCCTCCGGACGTGCCAGGGAGCAGGTTTTTGTGGGATAGAGCGCGGTCCCTCATGAACTCAAGGGCAAACTCTTCCCCGGTCTGGATCGAGTAGTTGAGGACAGGCTTGGCAGTTGGTGGAACATGGTACTCTGGAACATGGGGAGGAGGAGCGGTGGAAGACGAAGTTGCTGGCACGTGTGGCGTGGCTCTTTGAGCCGCGTCTCTCCTAGGGTCCATTGCCGCTGCTGTCAAGTGGTAGAGTTCATGTCATTTACTCTTTCGTTGCTGTTTGTTTACGAGCGAGGGTTGGCAGTAGAGGATGTGTGAACCTGAAGCAAACAAGCAGCAAGGATGTGTGTCAGATGATGCATTCACAGAAATGACCACGATCACTAGCTGCCCTACCGACTTGCGCACTGCAATGAACACCTGAAACGCTACGCAAGTCTACACTAGGTATGGTTTGCTTGCTGTTTGTTTCTCAGCTTGTGGAATTTAAAGGTGAGCGTCCACTGAGATTGCAGATTTGTATGTTGAGTAAACCCTAGGTAAACAAGCATGGGACGAGGGGACGGGGGCGGATCCAGGATTCGTGATTCCGAGAAACCGTGGATGCTATAGGAGCTTAACAAATCGGTGGATTAAGAGGGCACCCTAGGTCGTACCTCGAACCCCAGACCCCAGCGGGCGGGCAGCCGGCGACGTCCCCTCCCGGGGTGGGGGGCGCGGGGAAGGAGGGCGACAGAGACGCGCGTCACCTGGAGGAGGGGGGCGTCGGTCGGcgttggcggtggcggtggcggtggcggtggcgctggGTGAGTGCGGCGGCTGTGGGGAACGACGGCGAGGAGAAGTGAATGGGAAGGAAGGGGGAGGGGAGACGCTTGGACTGGAGGGCTCTTCTGCCTTCTTCTGTTAACGTCTCAGATCATCAATCAAATCGTTAATTAGtagctagtacaaatgcccgtgcgttgcaacgggtttttaaattttattttctaatgcacatatataattcaTAACTcactataaaaattcaaaataaatcaggaATATCATAATATACTATAACATGATAATACCGAACATAATAACAAGACAATATTATTGTGCATTTGCATGGTTCTAAGTTTTAGCTCTTCTTGTTACTCTTCCGCGGTAAGTTCCACGTTCTGAGCCATCATAATTGTCAACTAAACAACCTCTCCTCTATTGTCTCTCAAAACGTGTGTGATGCAAGTATGGGTATAAAACTGAAGGAATACTTATTTTCTGATTAGTCTAAATAACACTTTGATATTCGTAAATATCCGGGGTTAACTGTGAATCGTAGCCTTCTGTGTCAAACATACAAAATGGGCTTAGCAAATCTTCAATAATGGCTGGTGTAacaaactaaaaaaaaaagagcAATCCCTAAAATGAAGTTATTTTTTGTTTCGGTAGATTTTATTATTTTCTTCTTATTATTCTCTTGTTTTCTTTTCGAGTTTTTGTGAATAAGATAATTTAATTTTTAGAGTTTTGATAGCTACTGTGTTTTTGTAGTTAGTCATAATCTTATACGGATTACTCTTTTGCTTGTTCTTTTATCCTTCCCTTATTTTCTAACTAAGTGTCTATGGATCTAATATATACATACGCGCCGAAATTACGAGTGTTGATGGATATTGCATAGTTTTCTAACTACAAACCAGTTTTCGAATCAAGGAATTTTTTTGTAGAAGAGCATCGATTATTTTCAAGAAATAAGTGTCAACGGTTTTTTTTAAGTCATGTGTTGCTTGGTTTTTTTTAAGTCATGTGTTCCTCGTTTTTTTTCCGCATAAGGATGCTAAACCGAAGATAAAGATGATAAACCAAAGATATTTTGTGATGAAGATAGCATAAACTTCTGTAAAAATATGTTACCACAAACCTTCATGCTCACCAAATTTAATTAATATCCAGAGGTATTTGCGAGGAGAACGATTTTATCTTCCAAAAGAATTATTAAATACCCTTCCAGAGATTATGGGATCATTTACTTGTGTTAAGAGAGATTATGGGATCAATAGGTACCGTTAGAGCTAGTGTCCAAATGTCCATACTAAATCACACAATATGATTGGTCCAGTGGCTGTTGACTTTTCAATACCAAGCACACTAATTTTTTCTTATGCATTCTCCTATGACATCTAGATTCCAAAGTAGTGTATCGTACAGATACTTTGCTAGCTCATCTGAAATTACAACACCATCCTCATCCACATGTAAAAAATGATGCCCAAATATTAGTGCAGGTCGCAAACTCACCGCAGCCTCGTCTATACATTACTAACTAAACTAATAGTAAGTCCTCAGTCCTCACCAATGGAATTATGCACAGTTCTTGGTACGAAAAGAGATGATTTTAAGAGCTTTGTCCCAACTATAGCAAGATTATTTATAAAAGTACTAATTCTTGATGTAGACCTTCACGTGAACTCCTTGCTTTTTATTGGTCCCATAACCATAATTCTGGTTTTAAGATGCAGAATATTATCTCTTAGCAAGTGAAATCAATTTGTTGTCGTCCCTCCTCGCTCTGCCCATTGCCTCTTGTTTTGCGCCCCGACAGAGGAGAGTGGGGGAAGGCGCAGCCACATGGGCATGAACTCATCTGTACAAGCCAATAAAAAAATTAGTCGTTGTCTAAAAACATCTCAACTCTCCATAACAGGTCATAAGTGGCAGCAAGTACCTCAATATGTATTTTTGACTGAAGTTAACATACAGAAGGAAAGAGCATTGAAGCATGAGATGAACCAATTCGTCTATAGTTTGTTGATCCAGCAGCGGAAGATGAGCCACATGGAAGACGAGCACAGACGTCCGGGAGCATGCCATTCCTGTTTCCGAACAGCGCAGCGATGATGCTCACCGTGGTGGTCAACAACTGCAAGGGTTGCTGGTGTCCATGACTTCTTTGGCAACGACTCCAATAGCAAATGGGATTCAATACAAGTACTTACCTAAATGTACCAAGAAACTCTCCACCTGTTAGCAATTTTTTCTAATTAccctaaatatttatttttcacatTATATCTAGATATATAGATTTCACATCGTTGTCACAAGAAATAAATCCATCTGCTCTATACTTTAAGGGTGACAAAAAATACACGAATAATACTCATGTTTCAGAGGGGCAACATCAGGCATGTATAGCAGCAGAAAACATATTGTTTTCCTATCGAGGGAGGAAGAAACCAGATTGTTGTCTGGCTATATAGTTTTAGAAGTGAGAACATCAAGCCGTGCAAGCTATCTATCTGTAAGCCTGAAGTATTGCAATGTAACCTTCAGTAAATACAAATTCTAAGAGACCTCGACTGAACAGACTGGGATGTCTTGAATTGCTGGATTATATTTCTTGCCATGACTATGATATCAAGAAGAGATTCATATCATAAGTGAAgttcttcattatctttcttgtcGTGACTATGGATTATGTACTCTCTGCATTTTTGTCAACACCACATATTCTGTCTTTTCTAAGTCTGCTTTGGACTATATTTAGGAAGTAGCAGCTTTTCTAGATCTAACCTTCAGTCATGTATATAAGAGTCTATTAAATAAAACGCCAAATACATGATATATATCTATCCTATTGggcaagttttatgggaatgtgctATGCTAATCTGATACATACAACCATCCACAACCTGAACCATATTTTCACAAGCACCGTGCCATTCACGAGGTAAAAACAATAAAAAAAACTATGATGAACAGTAGGCTTTGGCATCTACAATAAAGAATCTGTACACACCTGCAAGTGGCCTGCTCATCTGTTCACCTTTTATAACTGACCACACCAAAGTCAATTTAATTTATCTGCCCGACTACAATGGACAATAAACCAATAGAATAGTATAACCTGGGATGGGTTTGCAGAATCATGGTGTGTTAACAATAAGAATATGCAGTTAAACACTACCTTGAAAGAACATGCCACCATGAACTGAAGTTGGCACTAAGAAAACCCATCTCAAACTGAGTGTACCTCCAATCCTTCATAACACTAAACAATCTGGTATACGATGTTAATGAACAAAAAACCGTGTGTACCAAGTGCCAAAATAAAGTTTGTTCCTGAACATTACATGAATCTCGCTAGACACCAGCACCAAAAATTAAGAGCCACTTCTTGAACCAAGCCTCAAAGGGAACATTGGACGGAGGATGTTTGCTGAATAGCTGAACTGCAGTAGGAAAAAGTATGTGAGCCTTCAAGGAAAATTTTCACAGTATCAATTAAATTTAGTTTTGTTGCCCTCACATACTCAAATGAATTAGTATACAGGTACACAGGTCTCCACCATTAGAATCAAGAGTTATCTAATTGGTAGCAAACATGAGGAGTAACTATCATTTGAGCACTTTCCACTACAGATGATACTGCATTACTGCTAGGGTTACAACATCTGACCTGCCAACGATGTTCCATATACACTGATGGTTCACAGTGCTCTCCTAGAAACCGAGTATGAAGGAGCCGATCCACAAAATCTTCCTGGAATGTGAACAAACATTGTTATGTAGAGAAAATCCTCTATAGATAATGAACCACTAACTGCCATAGTGCCATCCTAATATTTTGTAATGGCAGCGATACGTTTAATCCAACTGTGGCGCAGTCTGGTACATGGCAACAATGATCTGCAGCGGAGAAGGTCCATATGCACCTTTAGATGTATGATGATACCAGTAACTAAAGTCTCCTATGGAAGTCATGAAGAACCTTTCATAAATAAGTAACATAAAAAAtaatcaaacaatgaattgatttGTCCAGAAAATACCAAGAATTTACCTAAGAATTTTTATGCAATCATGAGCCAGTTTAAGAGGGAAAACAATAATTTACAATCCCATCAAAATAACAATGACCATTTGTTGTAGAAGAAAACAGAAATGCCCTAGCAAATATTGAGGTAATGTTCATTCATCATAAACTACTTCTAAGACTTTTCTCTGTATAGATCATGACAATATATATTCCGTAATGGGAAAGACACCTTTAATCCAACTGTGGTGCAGTCTGGTACAAGCCAACCATGATCAGCAGTAAAGACGGTCGATCATCTTTAGATGTAAGATGATAGAAGTAACTAAAGTCTCCAATGGAATGCATGAATAACCTTTTATAAAATGAATTGATTTGTCCATAAAAATACGTAGAATTTAACTACGATTTTTTATGGAGTCATGAGATAGTTCAAGAGTCGGACCAGTCATGAGCAAGTTTAAGAGTAGGATATAACTTTTCTATGAGTTCCATAGCCAATATGGCTCCAGTTATGGTATCCATGTTAGAGTTGTATTTAGCCCCTAGATGTACGTATTGTATGAGTCGTATTGTACACGTATGTAACCTGATCATGCATATATAAAGTGAGACCGTGAGGGCTTAGACCCCACGAAACCCCAATTCTATTCTcaaacttggtatcagagcctatctggctaaaccctagccgccgcgagCACCTAGCCCGCCGCCGCTAGATTGATCTCCCGCCGCCGCTGGTTCTTCCTAGTCTACGGCGATGTCGGGTCCGCTCCAGCTCTCAGGAACCCTGGGCGCCATGgtttcgtcttcctcttcctcagtCCCGACCGTCGTGATCAGCACAACGATCCTGGTCCGACTAGATGGCAACAACTTCACCTTGTGGAGAGGCCTAGCGCTGCCCAATCTGGCAGGCGCAAACCTCCACTTGCATCTCGAAAAGACCGCGGTCGTCCCTGCGAAGACGGTGCAGCAGGGTACCGGCGACAAGGCGATCGCCGTCCCCAATCCAGAGTATCATACCTGGTGGACTCAGGATCAGCGGGTCAAGGGTCTTCTCCTTGGATCAATGGGAGAGGACATCGCAGCGCAGCTCATCGGCTGCACGACGGCTGCAGAGGTGTGGGAGTCCGTCCACGCCATGTTCAGCGCGCAAAGTCGGGCGAATATTCGCCATCTGCGGCGACAGCTGCAGTCTCTCCGCAAGGAGGACATGACCGCCAGCGCCTACATGCACAAGATGAAGGCACTGAGCGATGCAATGGCCACCGCCGGGACAGTTGTTCCGGACGAGGATCTTATCGACTACATCGTCACCGGGCTCGGGTCCTCCTACAGCGCCGTCGCGGCATCCCTCAATTTCCGCACGACGCCCATCACCTATGCCGAGTTTTATGCTAGCGTCCTTCAATTCGAGGCCATGCAGGTTCAGCAAGCTCAGGCTGAGGGCTGGTCTTCTTCAGCCAACGCTGCGGCTCGCCCAGGGCCGGGCAATGGTGCACGCCCTCGTCCTCCCGATCAGTACCAAGGAGGGGGCGGAAGTTATCAAGGAGGAGGCAACCGTGGTGGCTACGGTAACGGCGGTGGTCAAGGCCGTGGCAATGGTGGCTACGGCAACGGCGGTGGTTATGCAAACCCCCGCAATGATGGTGGTGGCCGTGGCCGTGGTAACGGTGGCCGCAACaacggcggaggcggtggcggaggcggacGCAATGGACGTCGCTTCCGTCCCCAGTGTCAACTTTGCGGGATCTGGGGTCATGAGGCATATGATTGTCGTAATCGCTTCAACCATGACTTCCAACGCTCCGGCAACTCGGCCTCGACAAGCTCCAACGACAACAACCCATGGATCATGGACACGGGAGCTTCGGACCACTTCACCAGTGAGCTAGAACGCCTCCAGCTCGCCGAACGCTATCCCGGCAAGGATCAGGTGCAAGTAGCAAATGGAACAGGTTTGTCTATTGCCCATATTGGTCACTCTAATTTACCCGGTTCATCTCTGCGTTTGCAAAATGTTCTTCATGTTCCAAATATTCGCAAGCACCTTCTTTCCGTCTATCGACTTGTTTCGGATAACTatgtctttgttgaatttcaccgGGATTTTTTCTGTGTCAAGGACAAGGCAACGAGGAGGGTCATTCTTCTCGGTAGAAGTCGAGATGGTCTCTACCCAGTCCCGTTCTGCAGAGCTTCTTCCTCACCGCGTCACGCCTGTTCAAGTAGCAAAGTCTCCCCTTCGCAATGGCATCAGCGTTTTGGTCATCCATCCAATAATGTAGTTCAATCTATTGTTCGAACAAATAATCTTTCATGTTCATCGTCAGACAATATATCTTTGGTGTGTGATGCTTGTCAACGTGCCAAAAGTCATCAATTACCTTACACTGTGTCATCTCGTGTTTCTGTTGCCCCACTTGAATTGGTTCATACTGATGTTTGGGGGCCTGCGCGTACCTCCTCTGGTGGGTACAAGTACTATGTTAGCTTTGTCGACGATTATTCCCGTTTCTGCTGGATCTATCTTTTAAAACATAAGTCTGACGTTGAGCAGGTCTTCTATGCTTTCCAGGCTCATGTTGAGCGCCTCCTGAACGCTAAGATTAAGGCAGTTCAGTCGGATGGAGGTGGCGAGTATCAGCGCCTGTCTCGCTATTTTCAGCGCACAGGCGTGTCTCATCGTGTGTCATGTCCCCACACTTCCCAGCAAAATGGGATTGCCGAGCGCAAGCATCGGCACCTGGTAGAAACAGGGCTCGCCCTCCTTGCCCATTCCTCTCTCCCACTTCATTTTTGGGACGAGGCTTTCTTGACGGCGTGCTATTTGATCAACCGCATGCCATCACCGGTCATTCACAAACAAACACCCCTTTTTCGTCTTCTTGGAGTTGAGCCCAACTACTCTTTTCTCCGCATCTTCGGATGTGCATGTTGGCCTAGTCTACGCAAGTACAATACGCACAAACTTGAGTTTCGCTCCAAAGCTTGTGTCTTCCTCGGTTACAGTCCGATGCACAAAGGGTACAAATGTCTTGATCGGTCCACGGGGCGTATATATATATCTCGTGATGTCGTTTTTGATGAAACAGTCTTTCCCTACTCCACTCCTGGCGTCACGGTTCACGCATCTGATCTTGCAGAATCCCTGTCCTTTCCTGCAGATGAACCGGTTACGAGTGAGCATATGCGCAAATATGACCTGACCTATTTGTCTACT
It includes:
- the LOC127319669 gene encoding uncharacterized protein gives rise to the protein MDPRRDAAQRATPHVPATSSSTAPPPHVPEYHVPPTAKPVLNYSIQTGEEFALEFMRDRALSHKNLLPGTSGGAADQNAATGYMDLRAMLAASHTGSEAAPGIFMMTPLENPRQKESDRKPVAQIQNRSTHTSTRSAPRALSGDGSGRGYASSEASDTARRIKFLCSFGGKILPRPSDGKLRYAGGETRIVRISKDISWEELKHKTTGIFNQPHVIKYQLPGEDLDALISVSGDDDLRNMMDEFDMIESEVGASQKLRVFLFSSLDFDDMNLGSMDADSEIQYVVAVNGIDVGSGKPSSGHGLASTSGSMLAQFINLNADDEPSNPNQDRSDFHGQSLMPSVTMPTPTLPSLSSDYTANMQSYQGSEMQYTQGSSNNFYGTERHISLPLSVPSDYGGTLQYAPYSGIASLATSDQRSYQDGFMSQGSGNDAKQVSKNSLHQKNEVDYFQTLENLSAPAPHNDLSASNSMQLEVPPASSAQEGRPSFLQPSDSGKSLEIPMASRATSAAHGSEFNEDDRQSSGGAFASGCSDFGSDMTDHSFKNSQPGAGRTFQSERIPREHAESLNRLSKSDDSGSQFLKLQSQSITEAADSVEGAEKTNSGAPSLNLNDPPSDDSLVQFEKNFSKAVPQPSQFGIIIPSEESDAKMTSANPVVEQQQVSEKTPAKGNLKASTTNRKQPGSDAAMARRVSWEAPRAVLPNDGKHDPAVPSPTSTTRAVPDGESAAANTENRDIFVDINDRFPPDVLSDFFAKAKDAQSSTPFTDPILSLNMPNYEPKNWSFFRNLAKDEFPSRNNDQGLAKIDEGVYTLAGASNDSINMKGLNPNSDFEAEKKPEPVITVADISSMVPAYTPSYIDHRPVMERSAEVFQVDNPYAPMGDDTSPPVPEFEDPKFEEDRTVGQVMDATLRDSDFEHLQIIKNEDLEELRELGSGTFGTVYHGKWRGTDVAIKRIKKSCFTGRSSEQERLAQEFWREAEILSRLHHPNVVAFYGVVKDGPGGTLATLTEFMVNGSLRHVLQRKDKCPDLRKRLIIAMDAAFGMEYLHSKNIVHFDLKCDNLLVNLRDHSRPICKVGDFGLSKIKRNTLVSGGVRGTLPWMAPELLNGSSSKVSEKVDVFSFGIVMWEILTGEEPYANMHYGAIIGGIVNNTLRPPVPANCDPEWRRLMEQCWSPDPGQRPAFTEIAGRLRSMSAVANQAAKAAAAAAK